GGCTGTGCCGTAGTAATTAGTCACGACCGTTGGTTCTTAGACCGTATCTGTACACACATTCTTGCTTTTGAAGGAGATAGCCAAGTGTATTTCTTTGAAGGAGGATTCTCTGAGTATGAGGAGAATAAGAAAAAGAGATTAGGTGGAGATCTCATGCCTAAGCGTATCAAGTATAAAAAACTAGTGAGATCATAAGTACTCGCAGTTAGCAACAAAAAAGCCCAATACTCGAAGGAGTATTGGGCTTTTTTATTTTAATTAGGTAGTTATTTTAGGTTCTTATAGAAAGAAGAAAAATAACGCACATAATGAGAGAACAATCACTGAAACAATAAGGATAGGTTTGTTTTTTATTTCTACTTGCATCTTGAAATAATGTTAGTTATAAAATATAGATGCAAAACTATATAAAAGGTTGCGTGTGAGAATATTAATTTTCTGTAAGAGTAATCTTAACTTAACGTTTCTTGTAGTGTCTTATTGTGATTTTTAACATCCCGCTTTCGCGAAAGCATAAAAAACACATCTCATTAATAAGAGTTACGCTAGCAATTAATCAATGAGACTCCCGAAGAAGATTGCGTTTAAGAATAGCTTATTGGTTCCATACCAGCTTCCTCTAAAGTTAGGATTATCTGCAAACATTACAACACGTCCTCGTCCTTTAGGAGAGACCACAATAGATGCGCTCTTTTTCATAAAGTCATTGAGGTTTTTATCAGAAATGTAACCATCAATATGAGGCGTAGCCGAATATTGTGCAACGGTGTTATACTCGTTCTTGCTAGGTTGTAACCAGACATTGTTATTTTTATATACAGGTAGTTGCTTGTAGCGATAACCAAATGCTAGCGGATGAGTAAGATCTAGGTCTACTTCAAAAATAGCTCCACCTAGACGCTCCTTTCCACGATTAGGTCTTTGATTAACGTAAGGCTCTCTTTTAATAGTTTTTGTAGAATCTTTCTTGACTTCATTAGTTAGCGTTCCTGATGCTATTTTTGACTTGATAGCCCAGCTGCTAGCGGTTCCAGAAGTAATCAACGTATTTCCTTGTGTAACCCATGAAGTAAGATTTTCTTGAAATCGCTTTGATAAATCCCCGTAGCTTCCAGATACTATTACTAATGTGTTGTACTTGCTCAAATCTACTCTGTTAAGGTTATTACTCATCACTTTTGTAATAGGCATATGGACACGTGTGTCAAGTAAATGCCATATCTCACCAGCTTCATATGAGCTTGTACCATCTCCTATAATCATAAGCGCTTTAGGAGTATCTACTTTTTGAAAATTCTGACTACCTAAGTCGATTCCTTTAATACTAAAGCCAGTGTTTGCCGCATAGATAGGTACTTGAAATTGCTGTTGTCCAGCTGTTACGATGCGATATACCTCGTCTGCAGATTTTTCTTGACGGCTTACAGGCAGCATAAGCGTTCCGTAGTTGAAGTCATGATTACCGCTTGTTGTTTTTGCTGTAAAAGGTTTGAACGCAGTCGCCACTGTTAGACCTTCACGCTGCAAGTAGGCAAGCAGAGCAGGCGCATTATAATCATCATAATCGATGAGGTATGCGTAATTTGTTTGTGTCACCGCTTTAACTTGAGTGAGATTATCTGTTGAGGTTACTTCTTTACCTAAAGACGGCGTGCTATTCAATCCCTTGTAACGCATATTATAGAAGTTACCCACAGACCATGCACTTGCGTCATAATAGACACTATCTCTATAAGTTTTATAGGTTTCAAAGAAGGACTGCACCATTCTTTTTTGTGCTTGTTGTGTAGGTACTACATAACGTCCATCGCCTTTGTCATATAACTTAATACGATGCTTAAGGAGTTTGTCTATAAAAGCCTTCGTTCTGTTTGCATCATAAGGATCTCCAAACTCATAAGCGGCTGCTTGATCTGTTTTTGCTTTCGCGAAAGCGGACTTGAAAAAATCTTGCTGGTACTTACGTAAAGTACCTTTATTCTCTACAGCAGCCTTTACAGTTGCCATTCCAGAGGTATACTGATTTCTTATAGTGAAGGGAAAACTTATGGTGCCAAAATCTGTGTCCTGCAAATGCCCGCGACTGCTCGCTTGTTCAAAAAGTAGCGCCAGTGCTCCTTGTAAATCTGGATATGATGATCCATAACCAGGATAGGTGCCGTCAAAAGATTCCTTTGTAAAATAAAAACTACCTATCTCATCAAGCGCACTTGAAAAGTAAGGAGCAAAAAGGTTATTGAGGTCTTCATAGTTTTCCTTTGGCATAATAGGATCCATACTCCCAATAGGCAGCATAGGCTCAAAAAAGTGACTGCTGTTTGTGCCCATCTCGTGAAAATCTGTAACTACATTTGGGTACCACTCGTGATACCAATCTAGTTTGCCACGGCTTTCCGGATTTATAGCAAGTAGCCAGTCACGGTTTAGGTCAAACCAATAATGATTAGTTCTTCCTCGTGGCCACATTTCTGTATGCTCTGCGTCTATATTATCAGAAACTAGTGGTGAGCCTTTATAACTATTTGCCCACTGTGTGTGGCGATCACGACCATCTGGGTTTATGGTAGGGTCTATAAATATGATGCTGTTATTTCTATATTTTTCGATTTCTGGATGCTGTGAGGCAACGAGCGTGTATGCAGTAAGTAACGCCGCTTCAGAGCTGGATGGCTCATTACCATGTACATTATAACCTAGCTGTATAAACACGGGTACGTCATTATAGTTTGACACTTTCTGATTAGTATCTACAAATGCGAGGTGTTGTTTTTTTAGGGTAGGTAAGTTCTCTTGATTATTTACGTTTGAGATGGTAAGTATCACAAGTTTTCTGTTCTCGTGTGTTCTTCCGTACTCACTTATCGTTGCTCTAGGCGATAACTCGGCTAGTTTTTCAAAATAGGAGACTATCTGATCGTGGCGTGTGTGTTGCTCACCTATTTCATAACCAAGATATTGTGCCGGAGACGGTATTGCAGCGTCAAAAGGTGCGTACTTTCCTGTAAAGTACTCTTGAGCGTGTAGTTGAGGTGATAACGCTTTCGCGAAAGCGAATACTAAAACACTTACAATTAGAATTTTATATTTCATTTGGCTTGAATTTTCTTTTCTAAAAATACAGAAATAAATTTTGCATAATCGGTACCTGAAAAATATTGTTTTTGTGCTACCTTTATTTGTGCACGGTTTTTGATACCTGCTAGACTCATCAAAAAAACGCTATGCGGTACTTTTACATATTCTTGTTTATTTCATCACTTGCAGTTGCCCAATCTGAACCTATAAAAGGAGTGGTTATCCCACAGGTGACTTTTGATAATGCCACAAATGATTATTCATTGTTTTTACCAGCAAATTATAAGGAAACAGCTACCTATCCTGTAGTTGTGATTTATGATGAACTAGGGCGAGGAGCTAGTGCGGTACAGCAGTTTTCTATAGGTGCAGGATTAACAGAGAGTATTGTAGCTAGTCCTAACTACAGGTTAAATGATACCCTTTCTGTAGCTA
The genomic region above belongs to Dokdonia sp. Dokd-P16 and contains:
- a CDS encoding M14 family zinc carboxypeptidase — its product is MKYKILIVSVLVFAFAKALSPQLHAQEYFTGKYAPFDAAIPSPAQYLGYEIGEQHTRHDQIVSYFEKLAELSPRATISEYGRTHENRKLVILTISNVNNQENLPTLKKQHLAFVDTNQKVSNYNDVPVFIQLGYNVHGNEPSSSEAALLTAYTLVASQHPEIEKYRNNSIIFIDPTINPDGRDRHTQWANSYKGSPLVSDNIDAEHTEMWPRGRTNHYWFDLNRDWLLAINPESRGKLDWYHEWYPNVVTDFHEMGTNSSHFFEPMLPIGSMDPIMPKENYEDLNNLFAPYFSSALDEIGSFYFTKESFDGTYPGYGSSYPDLQGALALLFEQASSRGHLQDTDFGTISFPFTIRNQYTSGMATVKAAVENKGTLRKYQQDFFKSAFAKAKTDQAAAYEFGDPYDANRTKAFIDKLLKHRIKLYDKGDGRYVVPTQQAQKRMVQSFFETYKTYRDSVYYDASAWSVGNFYNMRYKGLNSTPSLGKEVTSTDNLTQVKAVTQTNYAYLIDYDDYNAPALLAYLQREGLTVATAFKPFTAKTTSGNHDFNYGTLMLPVSRQEKSADEVYRIVTAGQQQFQVPIYAANTGFSIKGIDLGSQNFQKVDTPKALMIIGDGTSSYEAGEIWHLLDTRVHMPITKVMSNNLNRVDLSKYNTLVIVSGSYGDLSKRFQENLTSWVTQGNTLITSGTASSWAIKSKIASGTLTNEVKKDSTKTIKREPYVNQRPNRGKERLGGAIFEVDLDLTHPLAFGYRYKQLPVYKNNNVWLQPSKNEYNTVAQYSATPHIDGYISDKNLNDFMKKSASIVVSPKGRGRVVMFADNPNFRGSWYGTNKLFLNAIFFGSLID